The bacterium genome contains the following window.
CTTTAATGAAGGTGGCTATTTGATGTATCGTTATATGGATGCCCAGGCCAGACCGCGCCGCTTAGTGTCAATTGATGGTCGCACGAATGTGGGTGACCAGAGCGTATTAAAGGCATTTCAATCGGCCTGGGCTGGGAATTATCGCTGGCGGGAATACATCAACTTAATTAATCCGCAGACAATTATCTGGCCCACACGTTATCCTTTAACGTCGATACTTTTTGCTGGGCAAGAGTGGTGTCGTGTTTATCATGACGAAGACCGCGACCAGGGTTTTTCTGTTTTTGTGAGGCGGGAGTATTTCCTTGGCGGGCAGTCTAAGCTGCAATCCGATAATTGTGTTTAGGCAATCAGTCTAACTGTCCAGCAACTGATTTTACTGGACAAAAAGTACATACCCGTTGACGAAAGTTTTATTAACCGAAAAAACTTTTGGCCATTGGTATCAAATGCGAGTACTACTTAGTACTAGACGCGAGTTTCTCTTATTTAGACTGAGGCAATTGATGTCGATACATAACATAGCTAACAACATAGCTAATATAGCGAAGGAGTAGTGGTGAAAGTTAATAGCGCTGGGATTAACAACGCGGGAATGACTTTGGTGGAACTTTTAATGTGCCTAGTCTGCCTTGGTATTTTAGCTTCAATTGTAATTCCCCAGTATGCTGAATACAAAAAGAAGGCATATGATGCTATGGCAATAAGCCACATTCACAAAATAAGATTAGCTGAGGAAAGTTATTATTCCGAGCAGCACGAATATACTTATTTATGTGAAAATTTACGCAATCACGGTTTTACGTGGAATAATGATCAGGTCAGAATTAATCTCATGAACCCAGATGATAATTCTCTTGACCCATTTGATAATGGACATGGTGTATTGTCGCGCTGGAGTTGGAAGGGGACATTCGGCCACCTGCGTGGTTCAAAATGCTACGTCTCTTCGAATGAAGAAGGCGAAACTACAACTTATTATAGTAATTATGGTCCTGGCGGAGCGATGGGCAACTGCGAAGAGAATGGAGATGGCAGCTGCGTAGCACGCGCTTGGTAGTGAATTAACAGAAAGAAAAATTAGTAAAAGTTGCAATAGTCATTACTTAATTTTAGGGACGATAAATAACATTAATTTCACCTTTTACAGATAAGCAAGCTAGCCGGCGGCAGAGCTGGTGAGGTTAGGGAAAACTTTTAGTGGGTCGATGGATTTACCGTTTTGGCGCCATTCGAAGTGGAGGTGAGGGCCGCTTGAGATGCCGGTGCTACCGACTCGCCCGATCAGAGTGCCTGCTTTAACGATTGTGCCGGGGTTGACTAAGATTTCATCAAGGTGACCGTAAAGTGAGGCGTAGCCGTTGCCGTGGTCGATTGTGACGAGTTTACCGTAACCTGCGTAGTTATCAGCAAAGACGATTTGGCCGTTTTTAACAGCGCGGACGTGGCTGCCTTCGGGTGCTTGGAGGTCAACGCCATTATGGTGCCTGACGTAGCGGTAGACCGGATGCTTGCGTGTGCCATACTTGCTAGAAAGCTTTGCTGCCATTAGCGGGAAAACAAACATTCCAAGCTCTGTGCGTAGCGGGCTTGCGATTGCCAGCGGTGCAGCGCAGTAAGCGATAATTAGGTATAAACTAATTATCTTTTTGGAAGCTATTTTTAAGTGTTTTGAAAGCATCTTCTACTTCTGGGTCGTCGTTGTTAGAGTCTGATTTGGCTTCGTTTGCAAGGATGTTGAAGTTATCATCGCCGCGCATTCCGCGTGCGGCTGGAGTAGGAGAGTTTGCGCCAACGTTGCGAGTGACATCTTTACGAACATATGCACGGCCGCCGGTAGGAGTTAGTACTCGAATCCATTCGCCTTGAATTGCTTCGACAGTAAGTCGTGCTCCTTTTTGTAGTTGCATTACAGGTGAATGTTCTTCGCCGGGGCCACTTCTTAGGTTTGCTTTTTCTGCGATGATTTCAACGAGAGCCACATCTGCGGCAACAATTTGCGGTTGAACATCAGCTGTTTGCGCGCGGGCATTGACCCTTGTGTCTGACTTGCGGTTTGGTGAGGCTGTTTCTGTTAATGCGCTTAGTTCGGTTTGTTTGAGTAGTAATTCGTTACGAGTGTTGACGAGGTCGCTTTCGAGTTTATCTGCTTGTTCGGCGCGTGGACGAAGCGTTGCTAATTCAGCTCTAAGCTTTTCAAGTTCAGTGTTGCTTGTATCACTCTTGGCAATTAACTCTTGCAGATTCTTTTCGCTGGTAGTCGCCTTAATTTTCAAGTCAGCTAGTTCTTTTGTCGTGGTTTCTAAGGCATGCGATTTTTCTGTAGAATTTTTTGAGAGTTCGGTGATTTTAAGATTAAATTCAGCGTTTTCTTTTGACAGTGTTTTGATGCGTTCTAAAGCTGTTTCGAGGACTGGTTTATATTTATCATATTCGCTGCTTTTGATGCGTAAGTCGGAAAGTTCTTTTTCTGCCTTGGCAATCTCAGCGCGTAAGTAAGAATTATTTGTAGTTAAGGTTTTGCTGGCTTCTAGGCTTGCTTTGAGGTCGCGAATGTCTTTATGCGCATCAAGTAGTTGTTGTTTATGGAGCGAGAGTTCCTTTTCGCTAGTGCCTTTTTCTCGAATTTCTAAAAGCAGCCGAGAAATTTCGTCGCGAGAGTTACGTAACTCAGTCTTCAATTGGGCGATTTCTTTAGTATAATTCGCGGAACCACTTTGCATATCAGCCAGAGCTTGTTTAATTGCCTTTGAGCTTTGCATTTCAAGGTCGTACTTATTCTTTAATTCTTGAAATTTTGTATTCAAGTTGAGTAATGCATCTTCACGTCGACGAATTTCACTTGCTGGGTCACCAGGAACAATTGTTGTGGCTTTAAGTGCGTTAAGCTGTTGATCCTTTGCACTTAAGGCTTGCTTAAGGCTTGCAATTTCATTTTCAAGTTCCTTACGGAGTAGAGATACTTGGTAAATTGGAATAAATTCGCTGCTATTGTCCGGAGGCGTTAAGTTTTCGGGATGAGCCTTTGTTGGGCTAGGAGCTGAATCTGTCGAGTTTAGATTATTTACAACTGGCGCTTCGAGCTCTTTAATTACTGGCTCAGTAGTTGGAGCAGGATTTGTCGGACTAGAATCAGTAAAACCTACAACGAGATTGGGATCATTTTGACTGCTTGCTGAGCCTGAGTTTGTTGACTTTGAAAACAGGGTAAAAAAAATTAATGCGCCTGTGACTAGTCCTAGCGCGAGGACTTTCAATTTAGCTTGACTGAGTTGAACTCGAGGTGACAGTTTTGCCACCTCAGTATGAGCGCTTTCCGCTTCAGTTTCAAAAATATTTTTTTCCACAACAACCTCGTAAAAAACCTTTTAGTTGCAGACGCCTCTGCGTCGTTTAGTCACTGGAAACTAGTTCTTCGGATTCAAATGACTTCTTTTGTAAATTTCTAATGCGGCGGTCGCGTGCACCTTGTACAAGTAATTGTACCTTGCGCGGGTCGGGTATGCCCTCCATGATAATTTCAACTTCTTGTTGAGCGGCGCTACCGATATGTACATCGCCGATTCCTAAAATTCTTTGTAGGATTGTCTGCACTGGTTCGACACCGCGAATGTCTTCGTAGCGTAGTCGCGGCTGTCTGAGTTTAAGTGAAACTAGGCCAATCTGTGCTTCAACTCCGCGTTCGTCGATAATATATTTTGCATTGTACATGAAATACAAAATTTTGGTGAGCACAAACCCTGGAATAAGTGTCAAGAGCGGTAAGTGCATCATGTAAGTTTTGTCTCCAAAACTGAATAACTCACCGGGCACAACGACTAGAGAGTAAATTGAACTACCTTCAAAATACTTCGTAAGTTGAATACAAACATAAGAAAGCGCAAAAAAACTAATCAACTCGAAAATTTGTGCGCGCCAGGCAGGAAAGAAATAGTAGCGATTTCCTGGACTAGCGACCTCAATTGCAGTCGCATCGAAGTCCTCGGCTGCACTAGTATCTCGTTCTTCTTCGAGAAAGACATTCTGGTTGCGAATTTGTTCTTTTTTAGAACTCATAGACTACCTATTAGTACCTGA
Protein-coding sequences here:
- a CDS encoding prepilin-type N-terminal cleavage/methylation domain-containing protein, encoding MKVNSAGINNAGMTLVELLMCLVCLGILASIVIPQYAEYKKKAYDAMAISHIHKIRLAEESYYSEQHEYTYLCENLRNHGFTWNNDQVRINLMNPDDNSLDPFDNGHGVLSRWSWKGTFGHLRGSKCYVSSNEEGETTTYYSNYGPGGAMGNCEENGDGSCVARAW
- a CDS encoding M23 family metallopeptidase, which gives rise to MLSKHLKIASKKIISLYLIIAYCAAPLAIASPLRTELGMFVFPLMAAKLSSKYGTRKHPVYRYVRHHNGVDLQAPEGSHVRAVKNGQIVFADNYAGYGKLVTIDHGNGYASLYGHLDEILVNPGTIVKAGTLIGRVGSTGISSGPHLHFEWRQNGKSIDPLKVFPNLTSSAAG
- a CDS encoding SH3 domain-containing protein encodes the protein MEKNIFETEAESAHTEVAKLSPRVQLSQAKLKVLALGLVTGALIFFTLFSKSTNSGSASSQNDPNLVVGFTDSSPTNPAPTTEPVIKELEAPVVNNLNSTDSAPSPTKAHPENLTPPDNSSEFIPIYQVSLLRKELENEIASLKQALSAKDQQLNALKATTIVPGDPASEIRRREDALLNLNTKFQELKNKYDLEMQSSKAIKQALADMQSGSANYTKEIAQLKTELRNSRDEISRLLLEIREKGTSEKELSLHKQQLLDAHKDIRDLKASLEASKTLTTNNSYLRAEIAKAEKELSDLRIKSSEYDKYKPVLETALERIKTLSKENAEFNLKITELSKNSTEKSHALETTTKELADLKIKATTSEKNLQELIAKSDTSNTELEKLRAELATLRPRAEQADKLESDLVNTRNELLLKQTELSALTETASPNRKSDTRVNARAQTADVQPQIVAADVALVEIIAEKANLRSGPGEEHSPVMQLQKGARLTVEAIQGEWIRVLTPTGGRAYVRKDVTRNVGANSPTPAARGMRGDDNFNILANEAKSDSNNDDPEVEDAFKTLKNSFQKDN
- a CDS encoding PH domain-containing protein → MSSKKEQIRNQNVFLEEERDTSAAEDFDATAIEVASPGNRYYFFPAWRAQIFELISFFALSYVCIQLTKYFEGSSIYSLVVVPGELFSFGDKTYMMHLPLLTLIPGFVLTKILYFMYNAKYIIDERGVEAQIGLVSLKLRQPRLRYEDIRGVEPVQTILQRILGIGDVHIGSAAQQEVEIIMEGIPDPRKVQLLVQGARDRRIRNLQKKSFESEELVSSD